The Thermotoga sp. Ku-13t DNA segment CTTTCTCTCCCGTGTTCGGGTTGCGCGTGAAAGCAACACCTGTTCCAGAGCGTTCACCCATGTTTCCGAAGACCATCGCGACCACGTTGACCGCCGTTCCGAGCAACTCGTCTTCCCTTATGTTGTTGATCTCTCTGTACTTCACAGCCCTCTCGCTCATCCAGCTCCTGAACACCGCATCGATGGCGAGCCACAGCTGTTCGTAAACATCCTGTGGGAATTTCTTACCCTCTTCCTCGTATACCTTCTTGTAAATCTCAACCAGCTGCTTCAAATCTTCTGCATCGAGTTCGATATCGAGCTTCACTCCTTTCCTTTTCTTTATCTCCTCGAGCGCGTTGTCAAATTTGCTCCTTGGTATACCGAGTGCGGTATCGCCGAACATCTGCAGGAACCTTCTGTAAGCATCGTAAGCAAATCTGGGGTTGTTCGTCATTTTGATCAGACCGTTCACGGTTTCATCGTTCAGACCAAGGTTGAGGATCGTGTCCATCATGCCCGGCATGGATATAGCCGCACCGGACCTGACGGAGACAAGCAGTGGTCGATCTGGATCACCGAAGCCTTTGCCTGTGACCTGCTCGAGCCTCTTCATGGCTTGTTCTACTTCTTCCTTCAAACCCTCAGGATAAGTTCGACCATGCTGATAGTAATACCTGCACACCTCGGCAGAAATCGTGAACCCGGGTGGTACTGGTATACCGAGGTTGGTCATCTCGGCGAGGTTTGCACCTTTTCCACCGAGAATGTCCTTCATCTCGGCGTTCCCTTCTGCCACGCCGTTGGCAAAGAAGTACACGAACTTTTTGCTCATCAGCGCACCTCCCTCACTTGATATACCAATCTGTAGTATAACTGCTGTCAGTGATCGTACCAACAGCCACAAACACCGACTGCGAACTGACTCCAAGAAGTTTCTCAACGATGGGGGCAAAATCGATGAAGACGAACAGCGAATGTTTGACTGGATCGAAGAATTTCAAAGCTTTCTCAAGAGATATTCCCTTTTCACCCTTCGCCTGGCTAAAAATCTTGACGTAGTTCCCCTCACATCTGATGATGAGATTGTCGATCTTTAGTTCTTCACCAGAAACTTCACCGCGCCCGAGAATCTTCGCTATTTCCGAAGGAGTCGTTCGAGCCTCCACCACGGCGTAGAAAGAAGGCTCCACAGTCACAGTTGCAGACTGCGTTTCGAATAAGCTCTGCAGGAATTGTCCAACACCAATCGACGCAGCCATCTTACCCGAAACCTTTTCAGAAAGGGCCAGAATTTCCTGTACCACATTTTTGGGCTCAGCCGATATTCCGAAAATCTGCCCGACAGAATTAAATACCGAATCAGCCAGATTGCTGGACATCTGCTCGAGGACAGCTTTCACAGCCCTGACACTCTGGACGTTGGAAAACACAAAGATTTCACCCGAAAGGTTTGGATCTTCGTGCAAACGGTACGATCTGTCCGGTGTCGCTTCCGCGATGATCTTTTTTGCAGCATCGTTTTTCGCCTTCCACTTGAAAGATCCACTCATCCTGTCTGGTTCGACCCTGACGACAAGGACCGATTCAAATTCTGCTTCGCCTTGTACGAGCCTGGGTGAATAACCAACCGCCCACACAGTGGCATCATCGAAGTATTTCATTATATCCGCCGCAATGCTCCCTCCGCCTTTCAGACATTCTCCGGCAAAATCCTTGTTGTTGGAAAAAAATACGTACGACTTTTGAGCGCCCACCCAGACATCTTTTCCAAGAAGATCACTTATTGCTTTGACCAACTTTTCTGTTTCTTTCGCTGGACCCAAAGCGCCGAAGAAGTTCTCGCCTCTCTGTACCACTAAAACTTGGTTCGAGAGCAGTTCGTTGAATTGATCCATCTTCACACCGTATTTGACCAGTTGACTCGCCACCATGCCCTGAACCATGGGTTCGATGCCAAGACCATTGATGAAAGTGTCGAACAGAGGAATCTTCTTAAGTTGGTCGTAATGTTTCGCATTGTCTGTTGCGAGTAGCACAAAATCATAAGTTGCCGGAATGAACTGTGTCACCCCGAGGAGCAATGTGCCAACCAGGACTGACAGGATTACCAAATATTTCATCGTGATACCTCCCCACGAATTTTTTCACTTAATAATACCATAAAATTGCCAGATATCGCTTCAGAATCGCCGATAAGTCAGAAAAATGCTCAAGAGCTTTTAATATCTTTCTCTGATCCTCGTTCATATCGGCTTTCTTTTCGTCTCATCTCTCTCTTTTTCCCTGTAATCCTGGACCCACTTGAAATGATCCACCGAGAAGTGTTATTATACAAGCAAGAGGGAGATCTCATCTCCCGAAATTGCTGTAAGGAGGGGGGTTGAAGGATGAACAAGAAGGAACTTGTCGACAAGGTCGCGAAAAAAGCGGGACTGAAGAAGAAGGATGTCAAGAAAGTAGTTGACACAATGCTCGATGCTATCACCGAAGCCCTTGCAAAAGGAGAAAAGGTCCAGCTCGTCGGCTTTGGAAGCTTCGAAGTCCGCAAAGCTGCTCAGAGGAAAGGCGTCAACCCACAGACGAAGAAGCCGATCACGATTCCTGCAAGAAAAGTTCCAAAGTTCAGACCTGGTAAGGTTCTGAAGGAAAAGGTCAAGTGAGTTCAGAGGGGGCGCAAGCCCCCTCTTCATTTGCCAACGCAGAAATCGCTAAACATTCGCTCGATGAGATCGATTCTGTACTCTCTCCCAAGCAATGAATCCAGTGCTTCGAGGCACTTTCTCAATCTCTCGGCAGCTGCGTCGAGTCTTCCTTTTTCCAGTTCTTCAATCGCTCCATTCAGGTTCGATTTGCAGGACAGGAGGAGTTCGTACTGTCTGGTCGTTGACACGTAACCGTCGACGTTTTCAAGTAGATCCTGGACCTGCCTTATGATTTCTTCCTCCAGTTTTTCGATGCCCTCTCTTTTCAGTGCCGAAATCACCAGCACATGCGCGTTTGTCCCCAAAGTACTCTTCAGCCGATCCAAATCTATCCTGTCGATGACATCGACCTTGTTGACAACAACGAGATACCGTTTGTTCTTTATGAGTTGCAGTATTTTCAAATCGTCTTCGTCGAGTGGAGTACTGGCATCCAGAACGAAGAGGATCAGATCCGCCGTACTGGCAGCGCTTATTGCCCTCTCCACACCGATTTTTTCCACTCTGTCTTGAGTTTCTCTGATGCCGGCAGTGTCTATCAAAGTGAAAGTGATCCCTCTGATCGTTGTGAAAGCCTCGATGATGTCCCTCGTGGTTCCTGGGATTTCCGTCACGATAGCCCTTTCTTCGTTCAAAAGAGTGTTCAACAGGGTCGATTTACCGACGTTGGGCTTGCCCACAATGACGATCCTCAATCCTCTGGAAACAGCGAGCCGACTGTCTGCGTTCTTCAGAGAATCGTCAACGCGCTCTAGCAAATTCATCAATTCCTGTCTCAAGAATTCGGGCTCCGTGAAGACCTCGTCTGGATAGTCGAACTCGACTTCGATGCGTGCCAGAACACGCAACGCATCCTGGCGAAGATTCTCAACGAAACTTGCCAACCTTCCCGAAAGGTTCGCCGCCGCGATCTTGACAGCCGTCTTCGACGTGGCTTCTACTATCTGCTTGACCGATTCGGCTTTCGTCAAATCCATCTTCCCGTTGAAGAAGGCTCTCTTGGTAAATTCACCAGGTTCTGCGAGCCTTGCGCCGAGCTTGATGAACCTCTCTAAAACCATCTGTGTCACCATGGGACCTCCATGGCACATCACTTCGACCATGTCTTCGCCGGTGTAAGAGTGGGGGGCCCTGTAGAAGAGAACGAGCACCTCGTCCAGCACTTCGTTGTCCTCATCCAGAATGAAATTATGATAAGCTCGGCGCGGTTCAACATGGTCTGGAACAGTTTTCAGCGCCCGGAGACAAATCCGCCAGGATTCAGGACCACTCAATCGAACGATGGAAATGGCCCCGATGCCCCTCGGACTCGCTATGGCAACGATCGTGTCCACCGATTTCTCAGCTCCCGCCGAGAAGTTCTGAAACTATTCTGTTCACGAGTTTTCCATCCGCCCTACCTTTTACGTGTGGCATGATGGCCTTCATGGCTGTACCCACGTCTTTCGGACTGGATAAACCAAGCTCAGTTATGATCCTTTTCGCAAGTTCTCTTATCTCTTCCTCACTCATCTGTTGAGGCATGTAAGACTGTATGATCTGAACTTCGAGCCTCTCTGCCTGCGCCAGGTCCTGTCTGTTCCCCTTTTCGTACATCTCAATTGCTTCTTGTCTTTTCTTTATCTCTTTCGACATGATCTGAAGGATCTCTTCGTCCGTGGCTGGACGCATCTTTTCAACCTCAAAATTCTTGATCGCAGCCAGAAGCATTCTGATCGTTCTGAGTTTCACTTCATCCTTTGCTTTCATGGCTTCTTTCAGATCCTGATTCAACTTGCTCTTCAGATCCACAGAATCACCCCCTGAGTTTTCATTCAAGGACCAAGATTACTCTCAAATTTTTCTCTTCCGCCAGATCTATCGTTTCACCGTTCTCAGTCCGCACAATGGGTCTCAAAGGATTCCTTCTATTCACACCAACAACGATCGCCTTCGTACCTTCGTTCAATGCAACAGTTGTGCCTATTGGATAGAGCCCAAACAAAGAGACCATACTCTTCACCACTTTCTCGTCGAGTTTGCCGTGCGAGGCGAGCCTTATGATCTCCGTCATGGCTCTATAAGGCGTCCAAGAAGGTTTGTAAGATCTGTTCGAAATGAGAGCATCATAAATGTCGACAACACTCACGATGCGAGCAAACAAGCTTACCTGTCGGTCTGACAAACCTTCGAGGTAACCTGAACCATCGAGTTTTTCATGATGATCTCTCACACTGCTTATAACACGCTCGTCGTTCAAACCAGATTGTCGGCATATCCTTTCACCGTACAAAACGTGCCTTTTCATGACTTCGAACTCTTCCGGTGTCAGTTTTCTCGTCGCAAGCAAGATCTCTTTCGGAACCAGTACCTTGCCCACATCGTGGATCATCGCGGAAAAAGCAAGATGAGAAAGTTCTTCCAATCTCAGCCCCATCTCTAAACCGACGAGAGAGCTGATCATGCTGACATGAACTTCGTGGGTGTAAGTGTAATCCTCATCTGTTTGCTGAACGAGGAAAACCAGCGATATTTTTTCACCGTAGTTTCTCACTATATCGTTCAAAACTGTCTGTGAAACTTTCCAGACT contains these protein-coding regions:
- the hup gene encoding DNA-binding protein HU; translated protein: MNKKELVDKVAKKAGLKKKDVKKVVDTMLDAITEALAKGEKVQLVGFGSFEVRKAAQRKGVNPQTKKPITIPARKVPKFRPGKVLKEKVK
- a CDS encoding HD-GYP domain-containing protein, which gives rise to MEAEVGQCVLKNVGSLTGLEISLETITDRNGSIVVRAGERITPEKIELLKSNGVNRIWVKVEEVLPPLVDVKKINEAKEEIQRVFDSVVTKLKIETEQVWKVSQTVLNDIVRNYGEKISLVFLVQQTDEDYTYTHEVHVSMISSLVGLEMGLRLEELSHLAFSAMIHDVGKVLVPKEILLATRKLTPEEFEVMKRHVLYGERICRQSGLNDERVISSVRDHHEKLDGSGYLEGLSDRQVSLFARIVSVVDIYDALISNRSYKPSWTPYRAMTEIIRLASHGKLDEKVVKSMVSLFGLYPIGTTVALNEGTKAIVVGVNRRNPLRPIVRTENGETIDLAEEKNLRVILVLE
- the mnmE gene encoding tRNA uridine-5-carboxymethylaminomethyl(34) synthesis GTPase MnmE; amino-acid sequence: MDTIVAIASPRGIGAISIVRLSGPESWRICLRALKTVPDHVEPRRAYHNFILDEDNEVLDEVLVLFYRAPHSYTGEDMVEVMCHGGPMVTQMVLERFIKLGARLAEPGEFTKRAFFNGKMDLTKAESVKQIVEATSKTAVKIAAANLSGRLASFVENLRQDALRVLARIEVEFDYPDEVFTEPEFLRQELMNLLERVDDSLKNADSRLAVSRGLRIVIVGKPNVGKSTLLNTLLNEERAIVTEIPGTTRDIIEAFTTIRGITFTLIDTAGIRETQDRVEKIGVERAISAASTADLILFVLDASTPLDEDDLKILQLIKNKRYLVVVNKVDVIDRIDLDRLKSTLGTNAHVLVISALKREGIEKLEEEIIRQVQDLLENVDGYVSTTRQYELLLSCKSNLNGAIEELEKGRLDAAAERLRKCLEALDSLLGREYRIDLIERMFSDFCVGK
- a CDS encoding GatB/YqeY domain-containing protein; protein product: MDLKSKLNQDLKEAMKAKDEVKLRTIRMLLAAIKNFEVEKMRPATDEEILQIMSKEIKKRQEAIEMYEKGNRQDLAQAERLEVQIIQSYMPQQMSEEEIRELAKRIITELGLSSPKDVGTAMKAIMPHVKGRADGKLVNRIVSELLGGS